The genomic stretch GGGCATTTGATGAGGCTACCTCCATGGGCCTGCAACCCGGACATCTGGATGCGGTGATTGCTGCACATCCGTTTCCTGATTTTGATGTAAGAACCTATTTCACGCAACACATCAGCTATTCACTTACGGCCAACAAGCGAAAAGGTATGCTTCGTTTTCTGCAGGAAATTCATTCAACCACACCAGTTCATTTTCTTACAGATACGGTTTCTGTTTAATTGGTTTTCATAATGAATCAAAAACAAGATAAGGTTGCGTGAATCACATTATCTTTACTGAATTCCTTTTATCTATCGGTATATGGGAAATGGACATTTACCAACCTTATCCATTATCACGGTATGTTATCAGGCCGGCAAATTCATTGAACGCACCATTCAGAGTGTAATCACACAAACCTATCCCCACATTGAATATATCATTGTGGATGGTGGTTCAACCGATGAAACAATTTCTATCATTCACCGGTATGCGGATCGGATTTCCAAATGGATTTCTGAAAAAGACAAAGGTTTGTATGATGCTATGAATAAAGGCCTGCGGCTTGCTACGGGCGATTATGTGATGTTTCTGAATGCAGATGATTATTTGTATGCCAACCATACAATAGAACAGATCTTTGCATCCTGCAAGCAGGCAGATGCCTGTTATGGTGAAACTATGTTTGTAGATGCAGCGGGTAATCCGGTAGGCTTGCGTTCAGCTGTTACACCTCACCGGCTGCCGGAGAAGCTTAACTGGAAAAGTTTGAAATATGGCATGACAGTATCGCATCAATCATTTATTGTACGCCGTGAACTTGCGCCTTATTTTGATATCAGATATCGTGTTTGTGCAGATATTGACTGGATGATTGCTTGCTTAAAGCGATGCCAAACTGTTTGTCATACGCGCATCGTGATCAGTTGTTTCCGTACAGGTGGCTTATCCAAGCAACGCCAGCACAGAGCCTGGAAAGAACGATATCTGATTCTGCAGAAACATTATGGTGTTTTCCCCAATTTTTTTCATCATCTGCTGATTGTCCTGCGTTATCTGTTTTCAGGCAGAAGATATTAACCAGCTTTTATCTTCCGGCCATATCCTGTGCATTTGTTTCTTTGATTCGACCTCCGGCAGCATAATGTTGTTTCCAGTAAGGTTCATCGAGATTGCTGATGATCACTCCATTGCTGGTAGATGCCTGTACAAAATACCGGTTTTGCAGATACACACCCACGTGATTGATGTGTTTGCCACGTCCGGTATGAAAAAACACCAGATCACCTTCACGCAGATCGGCCTGATTTCGGATTAAATCCATGATGCGATAAAGGCCAAGAGCCGTTCGATCAAGATGAATATGATAGACCTCATCATAAAGCCTTTGCACGAACGCAGAACAATCAATGCCTTGCTCATCATCACCGCCATATTTGTAGGGCGTGCCCAGCCAGGTATCAATGAACTGATAAAGCGCAATGTTGCTGATCATAGCAGGAGCCACCTGCAGCATCCGCGCGAATTTCTCCTGCAGGAGGGCTGTTGTAACCGGAGATGAATACCTTCGCATACCATCATCACCCACCTGATGCGATGCCGATGATGCCGTTGAACGTCTTTGTTCCGGATACACATGGATATCATCAATAAATTGCAAGGATGCTGTGGATGAGCTCTGTTTTCGGATGGGTGTATGTTTTGCGGTATAATGCGTGGAAGAGCAGCTCATCACACAACAGGCCATAGCAGCCAGGCAAAGCACATATAAATATTTTATGCAGCTCATTTTCCCAACGGAACGGTTTTCGGTACAAATATAAACAACATTGATTTGTGAATCATTGAATTTCAGCCTAAAGCATTAACGTGTTTTGGTTTTTGATTATTGCGGATGAAATAGGATTTTTGCAGAACAGAATCCGTATTTCTTCACGCAGATAAAGTATTTCAGCCATGCCCCGGTTTTCACATTTGCATGTACATACCCAATATTCATTGCTCGACGGTGCATCGGCTATTCCCCAGCTTTACCAGAAGGCTATTGCTGATCAGATGCCGGCACTGGCTATTACCGATCATGGGAATATGTTTGGTGTGTTTCAGTTTGTGGCAGAAGCCTATCAGCATAAACTGCATCCCGATGATCCGCAAGATCAGCGGCTGAAAGTCAAACCAATCGTGGGTTGTGAATTTTATGTGGTGGAAAATCGCTTCAAGCGTCAATTCACCCGGGAAGAAAGGGATCAGCGTTATCATCAGGTGTTATTGGCAAAAAATGAACAAGGCTATCGCAATCTGGTGAAATTATGTTCACTGGGCTACATTGAAGGTTTGTACGGCAAATACCCGCGCATTGATAAATCGCTGATTGAACAATATCACGAAGGATTGATTGCAACCACTTGTTGTCTGGCAGCTTCTGTGCCACGGGCTATTCTGAAGAAAGGAGAGGAGGAAGCCGAACAGGAATTTCGCTGGTGGCTGAATATTTTCGGTGATGATTATTACATTGAACTGCAACGCCATGGCATTCCGGAGCAAGATCGTGTGAATGCGGTACTGCTGAAATGGGCGAAAAAATATCAGGTAAAAACCATTGCAACCAATGATGCTCATTACGTGGATCAGGATGATTACAATGCACATGATATTTTGCTGTGCATCAATACCGGAGAAAAGAAAAGCACGCCAGCGATCAGGGAATTTACGGATGATGATGTAGTAGTTCGCAACAAGCGTTTTGCATTTTACAATGATCAGTTTTATCTGAAGACAACCGAGGAAATGAACAGGCTTTTTGACGATGTGCCTGAAGCCATTGATTATACCAATGAGATCGTAGATAAAGTTGAGTTGCTGGATCTGAAACGGCAAATCTTGTTGCCTCATTTCCCGCTTCCGCAGGGCTTTCTGTCACAGGATCAGTATCTCCGCCATCTTACTTATGAAGGCGCAAGAAAGCGATATGCAGAGCTTACACCTGAAATTGAACAGCGCATCAACTTTGAGCTGGAGACGATTGAGAAGATGGGCTTTGCTGGTTATTTTCTGATAGTGGCAGATTTTATTAAAGCTGCGCGTGACCTGGGCGTGTTTGTGGGTCCGGGACGTGGATCTGCAGCAGGCTCTGTGGTAGCTTACTGCATTGGTATTACCAACATTGATCCCATCAAATATAATCTGCTATTTGAGCGATTCCTGAATCCCGATCGCAAAAGCATGCCTGATATCGATACTGACTTTGATGATGAAGGCCGGCAGAAAGTAATTGATTATGTGGTGAAAAAATATGGGCGTAATCAGGTTGCACAGATCATCACATACGGTACCATGGCCGCACGGATGAGTATCAAGGATGTGGCCCGGGTGTTGGATTTGCCGCTGCCTGAAGCCAATGCATTGGCTCGTCTGGTACCCGAGCGGCCGGGTATCAGCCTCAAACGACTCCTGCAGGCACCTCTGGAAGGATTGATGGAGAAAGAAGGACTGCGACCTCAGGAAGTAGAAGCTGTGAAACAACTGCGTGAAATAGCAGCAGGCAACGATTTGCGGGCTTCCGTACTTAAAGAGGCAGCTATCCTGGAAGGATCGGTACGCAACACGGGCATCCATGCGGCTGGCATCATCATCGCACCTACCGATCTAACGGAGTTGATACCGGTTTGCACTTCCAAAGAAACGGACTTGCTTATTACCCAATACGAAGGAAGTATCATTGAAAACGCCGGCGTAATCAAAATGGATTTTTTGGGATTGAAAACCCTGAGCATCATCAGGCAAGCGCTAGAGATGATCAAAAAAAATCATAATCAGGAAATTGATATTGATCATATTCCGCTGGATGATCCCAAAACCTATGAATTATATCAGCGGGGAGAAACCAATGGTACCTTCCAGTTTGAAAGCCCCGGCATGCAGAAATATCTCAAGGAACTGAAGCCAGATAAATTTGATGACCTGATAGCCATGAATGCTTTGTATCGGCCAGGTCCGCTGGAATATATCCCAGATTTCATTCGCCGCAAGTTGGGATTGGAACCGGTTACTTATGATCTTCCTGAAATGGAAGAATATCTTAAAGAGACTTATGGCATCACGGTATATCAGGAACAGGTGATGCTGCTTTCTCAGAAGCTGGCCGGCTTTTCCAAAGGCGATGCCGACACTTTGCGCAAGGCCATGGGTAAGAAACAGAAGGCCGTGCTCGATAAGATGAAAACCAAATTCATAGAAGGTTGTCGCCGCAACGGCCATGATCTGAAAATTTGTGAAAAAATATGGAGTGACTGGGAAGCCTTTGCATCCTATGCTTTCAATAAATCACATGCGACCTGTTATGCTTTTGTAGCTTTTCAGACGGCCTATCTGAAAGCTCATTATCCGGCCGAATATATGGCAGCCGTCCTGAATCATGCCAGCAGCATTGAGAAGATTACCTTTTTCATGGAAGAATGCAAATGGATGGGATTGAAGGTGCTTGGGCCCGATATCAATGAATCCGATAAGGGTTTTGCTGTGAATGCAAGCGGGGAAATCCGCTTCGGGCTGGCCGGTATCAAAGGTGTGGGCGAGGCTGTGGTAGAAGCTATTTTGCAAGAACGGCAGGCTCATGGTCCTTTTCATTCGGTGTTTGATCTGGTCAAACGGGTTGGTACGCGGCAGGTAAACCGCAAGGCACTGGAATGCCTGGCCATGTCTGGAGCTTTCGATTGTTTTAAAGATGTGCACCGGGCACAGTATTTCTACAAAACCGATCGCGACCCAACCACAGGCCTGGAAAAAATTATCCGCTATGCATCTCAGCAACAGGTAACTACCATTCAGCAATCCGCATCTTTGTTTGGTGAACAGGTAATCGTAGAATCAACCGCTCCGCAACTTCCGGATTGCCAGCCCTGGTCGCTGATTGAACAGCTGGAAAAAGAAAAGGAAGTGATCGGGATTTATATTTCAGGTCATCCCCTGGATCATT from Thermoflavifilum aggregans encodes the following:
- a CDS encoding glycosyltransferase family 2 protein: MGNGHLPTLSIITVCYQAGKFIERTIQSVITQTYPHIEYIIVDGGSTDETISIIHRYADRISKWISEKDKGLYDAMNKGLRLATGDYVMFLNADDYLYANHTIEQIFASCKQADACYGETMFVDAAGNPVGLRSAVTPHRLPEKLNWKSLKYGMTVSHQSFIVRRELAPYFDIRYRVCADIDWMIACLKRCQTVCHTRIVISCFRTGGLSKQRQHRAWKERYLILQKHYGVFPNFFHHLLIVLRYLFSGRRY
- a CDS encoding C40 family peptidase produces the protein MSCIKYLYVLCLAAMACCVMSCSSTHYTAKHTPIRKQSSSTASLQFIDDIHVYPEQRRSTASSASHQVGDDGMRRYSSPVTTALLQEKFARMLQVAPAMISNIALYQFIDTWLGTPYKYGGDDEQGIDCSAFVQRLYDEVYHIHLDRTALGLYRIMDLIRNQADLREGDLVFFHTGRGKHINHVGVYLQNRYFVQASTSNGVIISNLDEPYWKQHYAAGGRIKETNAQDMAGR
- the dnaE gene encoding DNA polymerase III subunit alpha; its protein translation is MPRFSHLHVHTQYSLLDGASAIPQLYQKAIADQMPALAITDHGNMFGVFQFVAEAYQHKLHPDDPQDQRLKVKPIVGCEFYVVENRFKRQFTREERDQRYHQVLLAKNEQGYRNLVKLCSLGYIEGLYGKYPRIDKSLIEQYHEGLIATTCCLAASVPRAILKKGEEEAEQEFRWWLNIFGDDYYIELQRHGIPEQDRVNAVLLKWAKKYQVKTIATNDAHYVDQDDYNAHDILLCINTGEKKSTPAIREFTDDDVVVRNKRFAFYNDQFYLKTTEEMNRLFDDVPEAIDYTNEIVDKVELLDLKRQILLPHFPLPQGFLSQDQYLRHLTYEGARKRYAELTPEIEQRINFELETIEKMGFAGYFLIVADFIKAARDLGVFVGPGRGSAAGSVVAYCIGITNIDPIKYNLLFERFLNPDRKSMPDIDTDFDDEGRQKVIDYVVKKYGRNQVAQIITYGTMAARMSIKDVARVLDLPLPEANALARLVPERPGISLKRLLQAPLEGLMEKEGLRPQEVEAVKQLREIAAGNDLRASVLKEAAILEGSVRNTGIHAAGIIIAPTDLTELIPVCTSKETDLLITQYEGSIIENAGVIKMDFLGLKTLSIIRQALEMIKKNHNQEIDIDHIPLDDPKTYELYQRGETNGTFQFESPGMQKYLKELKPDKFDDLIAMNALYRPGPLEYIPDFIRRKLGLEPVTYDLPEMEEYLKETYGITVYQEQVMLLSQKLAGFSKGDADTLRKAMGKKQKAVLDKMKTKFIEGCRRNGHDLKICEKIWSDWEAFASYAFNKSHATCYAFVAFQTAYLKAHYPAEYMAAVLNHASSIEKITFFMEECKWMGLKVLGPDINESDKGFAVNASGEIRFGLAGIKGVGEAVVEAILQERQAHGPFHSVFDLVKRVGTRQVNRKALECLAMSGAFDCFKDVHRAQYFYKTDRDPTTGLEKIIRYASQQQVTTIQQSASLFGEQVIVESTAPQLPDCQPWSLIEQLEKEKEVIGIYISGHPLDHYRFELRHYPITPLEELNQFIQQLNEQPNGNGKETSFRIAGFIAEAAHRTSKKGNKFGSLILEDYTAKTEIVLLGDDYLKFKAFLEPGLCVYIQGVVKSRYNGNYEFFVQQICLLDEIKHKFTKSLTLYLTPAEVNEQMIEFFSRHVRAYPGKTPLFIQIDDKLHAMKVKLHANKHVEVNDELIQFLEQAKIDVQVTIHNG